One stretch of Prunus persica cultivar Lovell chromosome G1, Prunus_persica_NCBIv2, whole genome shotgun sequence DNA includes these proteins:
- the LOC18791843 gene encoding neuromodulin, with protein sequence MGKKKPQKTKELSVAIAEAPSTGDEGQQQSQPQPHTPRKRGRPRKIIEKTESTEEQSTPQTEEAAAAAEDVEEQSKKAKATEDEDQQEEEQQEQPKIKEEPSSASVRGGAKKEEGQARQPSRSRARRKSKPRKSS encoded by the coding sequence atGGGTAAGAAGAAGCCTCAGAAAACGAAGGAGCTTTCAGTAGCTATAGCTGAAGCTCCATCAACTGGAGATGAAGGGCAGCAGCAATCACAGCCTCAGCCTCATACCCcaagaaagagaggaagaccTCGCAAGATCATTGAGAAAACTGAAAGCACTGAAGAACAATCCACACCACAAACAGAAGAAGCTGCTGCTGCAGCTGAAGATGTTGAAGAACAGTCTAAAAAAGCAAAAGCCACTGAGGATGAAgatcaacaagaagaagaacaacaaGAGCAGCCAAAGATAAAAGAAGAACCCTCATCGGCTTCTGTGAGAGGAGGTGCTAAAAAGGAAGAGGGACAAGCTAGGCAGCCTTCAAGAAGTAGAGCTAGGCGGAAAAGCAAACCCAGAAAGAGTAGCTAA